A stretch of Chionomys nivalis chromosome 2, mChiNiv1.1, whole genome shotgun sequence DNA encodes these proteins:
- the LOC130862488 gene encoding olfactory receptor 1052-like — MADRNLSVTTEFILLGLTDDPALNTVLSVLFFLLYVTTVAGNLWIILIILATAQLHSPKYFFLSHLAFLDFCYSSVFLPKMLINYLLGQKTISYHGCLLQYSFVNLFLTAECFLLAAMAYDRYLAICSPLHYRGLMTPTFCIYLVSASYLLGCANSLTQLRSLFKLTFCGPNAIDHYFCDIPLLFQLSCSDTRHSEILFIVLSGSTSVITFLIVISSYLGILITVLKINSARGSYKALSTCASHLTVVMLFYGTVISTYMGTSSSFPRDIEKIISMFYTLLLPVLNLLIYSMRNREAKEAMRRMIKRKVFSQ, encoded by the coding sequence ATGGCTGACAGAAATTTGAGTGTGACGACCGAATTTATCCTCCTAGGACTGACGGACGATCCTGCACTGAATACTGTACTCTCTGTGCTGTTCTTCTTACTCTATGTCACTACTGTTGCAGGCAACTTGTGGATTATCTTAATAATTTTAGCGACTGCCCAGCTTCATTCCCCCAAGTATTTTTTCCTTAGCCATTTGGCTTTCTTGGATTTCTGCTATTCATCAGTCTTTCTTCCCAAAATGCTGATAAACTACTTGTTAGGTCAAAAAACGATTTCGTACCATGGCTGCCTCCTACAGTATTCCTTTGTCAACCTGTTTCTGACTGCAGAATGCTTCCTCCTGGCTGCAATGGCCTATGATAGGTATCTTGCTATCTGCAGTCCGCTTCACTACAGAGGTCTCATGACCCCCACATTTTGCATCTATCTGGTGTCTGCCTCTTACCTGCTAGGCTGTGCCAACTCACTCACCCAGTTGAGGAGCCTTTTCAAGCTAACTTTCTGTGGGCCCAATGCCATTGATCACTATTTCTGTGATATTCCATTGCTCTttcagctctcctgctctgatACCCGCCACAGTGAGATTTTATTCATTGTTCTTTCTGGGTCTACATCTGTAATTACATTTTTGATAGTAATTAGCTCCTATCTAGGGATTCTTATTACTGTCCTGAAAATAAATTCTGCCAGGGGAAGTTATAAGGCTTTATCTACATGTGCCTCCCACCTAACTGTAGTGATGCTCTTCTATGGAACAGTAATATCTACTTACATGGGAACCAGCTCAAGCTTCCCACGGGATATAGAAAAGATCATATCTATGTTTTATACACTTTTGCTGCCAGTACTAAATCTCTTGATATATAGCATGAGAAACAGAGAGGCCAAAGAAGCTATGAGAAGAATGATtaaaagaaaagtgttttctcAGTGA